Part of the Neisseria brasiliensis genome is shown below.
TTGCCTGATTGGCACCAGCAAGTTCTTTGAATTGGCTGTTGCGGTTGCCATCTCTTTATTCGGCCTGCACTCCGGCGCCGCATTGGCCACCGTGGTCGGCGTGTTGGTAGAAGTGCCGGTGATGCTGTCGTTAGTGGCCTGGATTAACCGCCGCAATCGATCACCAGCAGCCTAATCAAGCAGAGACGTTTGCAAAACCCTAGATTTGAGTACAGTTCAAAGTTGTAGCAGCACAGAAAGCGCAGACATATCATGAAGATAGGCAAGCTTTCGAGCAGCGCACAACGAAGAAATGTACCAAAGATAGGGATTTTGCAACGGTCTCAAGCAATATATTTGCTGCCTATTTACGACAAAGGCCGTCTGAACATTTCAGACGGCCTTTCTATTTGTCCCATCAAACAGGATTTACCAAGAAGCACGCAAACCGACTACGGTGGTGTAATTGCGTTCTTTGCTGCGTAATTCACCATTGCGATATTGCTTAGAACGTGTGGTTTGCACTTCGGCAAATGTCTTCACATCAATCAATTCGCCTTTTGGAATCAGATAATATTCCGTGCCGACCATAAACTGATGCTGTTTCTCTTTGCGGTCAGAAGAAGACACTTGGTCACGTTTTTCAGTCTTGTAAGCATACATACCGTAAGCGCGCCAATCACTGGTTAATTTGTGGTAAATCGCCGTGCGGATTTCATTATTGGTGCGTTTATAGCCCGCTTCTTCTTCATCTTTGCGAATACGACGTTCGATGTCGATACCAACGGTGGTGTCGTCAAATGTGTACGCCGTACCGAACGCATAAGCGGTGCGAACATAGTCTACCGGCTCTTCTTGGCGATAGTGCTCGCGAGTTGCACCTAAACCAACATTCCATTCGTCACCATCATTGACTTCAAATGTTTTCACCAAGCCGGCACCAATAATATCTTTACGTGTTTCACTCAAGCCATCATTACCACGCGGGCTACGGCCACCATAAAATACGCCGGTTTTAATGCCTTGCTCTTTGTTTTCATATTTATATTGAACT
Proteins encoded:
- a CDS encoding porin, yielding MNKTALTFLLSAAIALPAGAATVFESDETGTKIDFVGSARIKWETTADKETDVRKGEVTKESKNHPITNNGSRFGFKAKQSLGHDDLYALGRVEWRFRGKDSNGVDRPSNHDFDHIYTRQLYGGIGHKRYGELTYGNQTVITDDVKQTDLANTLSLSDGLLASGARRSVQYKYENKEQGIKTGVFYGGRSPRGNDGLSETRKDIIGAGLVKTFEVNDGDEWNVGLGATREHYRQEEPVDYVRTAYAFGTAYTFDDTTVGIDIERRIRKDEEEAGYKRTNNEIRTAIYHKLTSDWRAYGMYAYKTEKRDQVSSSDRKEKQHQFMVGTEYYLIPKGELIDVKTFAEVQTTRSKQYRNGELRSKERNYTTVVGLRASW